The window AGGGGATTTATAAACCTGGCCGGTGGCTAAACTGGCCATGTCTCTTTTAATCAATAAACGAATATACTGGCTCCGGTTGGTTTCTTCAAAGGAACCTCGATTGATCTGAGTAATCTTTTTATCCAAATATTCAATTAGATCTTCCGGTATACTAATGGTAATGGTTTTGTGCCTGCGCATGGTATGGCCTCCTTTGCTTTGCTGGACTGGTTATGCTATATCTTATGTTGAATTATTAAGATTAAATAACCTGAAATGGAAAAAGCAAGTAAAATTCTCTTTTATATAAACCGATTTTCATGCCTGGCTAATATCAGAA is drawn from Desulforamulus ruminis DSM 2154 and contains these coding sequences:
- a CDS encoding ribbon-helix-helix domain-containing protein is translated as MRRHKTITISIPEDLIEYLDKKITQINRGSFEETNRSQYIRLLIKRDMASLATGQVYKSPSEDPRDDLQVSELDFYDSLLSLGGYKR